The Kineococcus endophyticus genome has a window encoding:
- the dnaE gene encoding DNA polymerase III subunit alpha, giving the protein MASPSSSADSFVHLHVHTEYSMLDGAAKVDDLFRTAAEMGMPAVATTDHGFVFGAYDFWKTAKKHGVKPIIGVEAYLTPGTARQDKTRVKWGDPNGRSGDDVSGAGSYTHMTMLAENTTGMHNLFKMSSLASLEGFLYKPRMDRELLSQYSSGLIATTGCPSGEVQTRLRLGQYDEARKAAAEYRDIFGKDNFFCELMDHGLDIERRVQDDLLKLAKDLDLPLLATNDLHYTHAGDAAAHAALLCVQSGSTLADPKRFKFDADEFYLKSPAEMRHVWRDHPEACDNTLLIAERCEVEFTESTGAYMPRFPCPPGEDEESWFVKEVWSGLAHRYEGQIPDDVRKQADYEIEVITSKGYAGYFLVVADFINWSKENGIRVGPGRGSGAGSMAAYAMKITDLDPLRHGLFFERFLNPERMSMPDFDVDFDERRRGEVIQYVVEKYGTDRVAQIVTYGTIKAKQAVKDSSRVLGFPFSMGDRITKTMPPAVMGKDIPLSGIFDPNHKRYSEAGEFRELYKSDPEVVKVVDTARGLEGLKRQWGVHAAGVIMSSEPLIDLIPIMKREADGAIITQFDYPTCETLGLVKMDFLGLRNLTILDDALKNVVANGKDEVDLEKLDLDDQATFDLLGRGDTLGVFQFDGGPMRSLLRLMRPDNFEDISAVGALYRPGPMGAGSHTAYARRKNGQEPITPIHPELEEPLKEILGTTYGLIVYQEQVMSIAQKVAGYSLGSADLLRRAMGKKKREVLDAEYVGFEKGMLDNGFSKECVKALWDILVPFSDYAFNKAHSAAYGLVSYWTAYLKANYPAEYMAAVLTSVRDDKDKSALYLNECRRMGIKVLPPDVNESSANFTAVGTDIRFGLTAIRNVGANVVDAIVEARTEKDRYESFQDFLTKVPAVVCNKRTIESLIKAGAFDSLGHRRRALVAKHEDAVDAVVDVKRNEAIGQFDLFAGLGGGDDGGGTGFEVVIPDVPEWEKAELLAHERQMLGLYVSDHPLFGLERLLQNASDVSISALLEDESRPDGSNITIAGMITGLQRKTTKQGNYWAIVTVEDLAGAIECLFFPQAYMDVAQLLAEDLVVVVKGRLNRRDEVPTIYASGLSVPDISSTDGVPVTVTLPTARCTTGIVEQLKTVLETHKGSTEVRLRLTKNGGGNGTLMRLDDSLRVTPSPALFGDLKQLLGASCLG; this is encoded by the coding sequence ATGGCGTCCCCGTCCTCGTCAGCGGACTCGTTCGTCCACCTGCACGTCCACACCGAGTACTCGATGCTGGACGGCGCGGCCAAGGTGGACGACCTCTTCCGGACCGCCGCCGAGATGGGCATGCCCGCCGTCGCGACGACCGACCACGGCTTCGTCTTCGGGGCCTACGACTTCTGGAAGACGGCGAAGAAGCACGGGGTCAAGCCGATCATCGGCGTCGAGGCGTACCTCACGCCGGGGACGGCGCGCCAGGACAAGACGCGCGTGAAGTGGGGCGACCCCAACGGCCGCTCGGGGGACGACGTCTCGGGTGCGGGGTCCTACACCCACATGACGATGCTGGCCGAGAACACGACCGGTATGCACAACCTGTTCAAGATGAGCAGCCTGGCGAGCCTGGAGGGCTTCCTCTACAAGCCCCGCATGGACCGCGAGCTGCTCTCGCAGTACTCCTCCGGGCTCATCGCCACGACGGGCTGCCCGTCGGGGGAGGTGCAGACGCGGCTGCGCCTGGGCCAGTACGACGAGGCCCGCAAGGCAGCGGCCGAGTACCGCGACATCTTCGGCAAGGACAACTTCTTCTGCGAGCTGATGGACCACGGCCTCGACATCGAGCGCCGCGTCCAGGACGACCTGCTCAAGCTCGCCAAGGACCTCGACCTGCCGCTGCTGGCCACGAACGACCTGCACTACACCCACGCCGGCGACGCGGCGGCGCACGCGGCCCTGCTGTGCGTGCAGTCCGGCTCGACGCTGGCCGACCCCAAGCGCTTCAAGTTCGACGCCGACGAGTTCTACCTCAAGAGCCCCGCGGAGATGCGGCACGTCTGGCGCGACCACCCCGAGGCCTGCGACAACACGCTGCTCATCGCCGAGCGCTGCGAGGTCGAGTTCACCGAGTCCACCGGCGCGTACATGCCGCGCTTCCCCTGCCCGCCGGGGGAGGACGAGGAGAGCTGGTTCGTCAAGGAGGTCTGGTCGGGCCTGGCCCACCGCTACGAGGGGCAGATCCCCGACGACGTCCGCAAGCAGGCCGACTACGAGATCGAGGTCATCACCTCCAAGGGGTACGCGGGGTACTTCCTCGTCGTCGCCGACTTCATCAACTGGTCGAAGGAGAACGGCATCCGGGTGGGTCCGGGCCGTGGGTCCGGCGCGGGGTCGATGGCCGCGTACGCCATGAAGATCACCGACCTCGACCCGCTGCGGCACGGCCTGTTCTTCGAGCGGTTCCTCAACCCCGAGCGCATGTCGATGCCCGACTTCGACGTCGACTTCGACGAGCGCCGGCGCGGTGAGGTCATCCAGTACGTCGTCGAGAAGTACGGCACCGACCGCGTCGCCCAGATCGTCACCTACGGCACGATCAAGGCCAAGCAGGCCGTCAAGGACTCCTCGCGCGTCCTCGGCTTCCCCTTCTCGATGGGGGACCGGATCACCAAGACGATGCCCCCGGCCGTCATGGGCAAGGACATCCCGCTCTCGGGCATCTTCGACCCCAACCACAAGCGGTACTCCGAGGCCGGGGAGTTCCGCGAGCTGTACAAGTCCGACCCGGAGGTCGTGAAGGTCGTCGACACCGCGCGGGGCCTGGAGGGCCTGAAGCGGCAGTGGGGCGTGCACGCGGCCGGCGTCATCATGTCGAGCGAGCCGCTGATCGACCTCATCCCGATCATGAAGCGCGAGGCCGACGGCGCGATCATCACGCAGTTCGACTACCCGACGTGCGAGACGCTCGGGCTGGTCAAGATGGACTTCCTCGGCCTGCGGAACCTGACGATCCTCGACGACGCGCTGAAGAACGTCGTCGCCAACGGCAAGGACGAGGTCGACCTCGAGAAGCTCGACCTCGACGACCAGGCGACGTTCGACCTGCTCGGCCGGGGCGACACGCTCGGCGTCTTCCAGTTCGACGGCGGCCCCATGCGGTCGCTGCTGCGCCTCATGCGCCCGGACAACTTCGAGGACATCTCCGCCGTCGGCGCGCTCTACCGCCCCGGTCCGATGGGGGCCGGGTCGCACACCGCGTACGCCCGGCGCAAGAACGGCCAGGAGCCGATCACCCCGATCCACCCCGAGCTCGAGGAACCCCTGAAGGAGATCCTCGGCACGACCTACGGCCTGATCGTGTACCAGGAGCAGGTCATGTCGATCGCGCAGAAGGTCGCCGGGTACTCCCTCGGCAGCGCCGACCTGCTGCGCCGCGCGATGGGCAAGAAGAAGCGCGAGGTCCTCGACGCCGAGTACGTGGGCTTCGAGAAGGGCATGCTGGACAACGGGTTCAGCAAGGAGTGCGTCAAGGCGCTGTGGGACATCCTCGTCCCGTTCTCCGACTACGCCTTCAACAAGGCCCACTCCGCGGCCTACGGCCTCGTCTCCTACTGGACGGCCTACCTCAAGGCCAACTACCCGGCCGAGTACATGGCCGCGGTGCTCACCTCGGTGCGCGACGACAAGGACAAGTCGGCGCTGTACCTCAACGAGTGCCGCCGCATGGGCATCAAGGTGCTCCCGCCGGACGTCAACGAGTCGAGCGCGAACTTCACGGCCGTCGGCACCGACATCCGCTTCGGCCTCACCGCCATCCGCAACGTGGGCGCCAACGTCGTCGACGCCATCGTGGAGGCGCGCACCGAGAAGGACCGCTACGAGTCCTTCCAGGACTTCCTCACCAAGGTGCCGGCCGTCGTCTGCAACAAGCGGACGATCGAGTCGCTCATCAAGGCGGGCGCGTTCGACTCCCTCGGGCACCGGCGCCGCGCGCTCGTCGCCAAGCACGAGGACGCCGTCGACGCCGTCGTGGACGTCAAGCGCAACGAGGCCATCGGCCAGTTCGACCTCTTCGCCGGCCTCGGCGGCGGGGACGACGGCGGCGGCACGGGGTTCGAGGTCGTCATCCCCGACGTGCCGGAGTGGGAGAAGGCCGAACTGCTGGCCCACGAGCGCCAGATGCTCGGCCTGTACGTCTCCGACCACCCGCTCTTCGGGCTGGAACGGTTGCTGCAGAACGCCTCCGACGTGTCGATCTCGGCGCTGCTGGAGGACGAGTCCCGTCCCGACGGCTCGAACATCACCATCGCCGGCATGATCACCGGCCTGCAGCGCAAGACGACCAAGCAGGGCAACTACTGGGCGATCGTCACCGTCGAGGACCTCGCCGGCGCGATCGAGTGCCTGTTCTTCCCGCAGGCCTACATGGACGTCGCCCAGCTGCTCGCCGAGGACCTGGTCGTCGTGGTGAAGGGCCGGCTCAACCGTCGCGACGAGGTTCCCACGATCTACGCCTCCGGCCTGAGCGTGCCGGACATCTCCAGCACCGACGGCGTGCCCGTCACGGTGACCCTGCCGACGGCGCGCTGCACGACCGGCATCGTCGAGCAGCTCAAGACCGTGCTCGAGACGCACAAGGGGTCCACCGAGGTCCGGCTGCGGCTGACGAAGAACGGGGGCGGCAACGGCACCCTGATGCGGCTGGACGACTCCCTGCGCGTGACGCCCAGCCCCGCGCTGTTCGGTGACCTGAAGCAGCTGCTCGGCGCCTCGTGCCTCGGCTGA